The Bordetella sp. FB-8 genome includes a window with the following:
- a CDS encoding gluconate 2-dehydrogenase subunit 3 family protein codes for MTDKHEPKPRRRFLQTLAIVPASTLAAGAALQATQAETLTNAPPAGAAYAPTYFDKAEWAFIQAAVDHLIPADELGPGALAAGVPEFIDRQMQTPYGHGKLWYMQGPFHPDVDPTYGWQISLVPREVYRHGIADCDAYCKQQYGKAFIDLDKSTQEHVLKDMEGGKPRFANVPSKTFFGQLLGNTKEGFLSDPQYGGNKNMVGWKMIGFTGARGDFVGWPEQGNVKYPYGPVSISGEKA; via the coding sequence ATGACCGATAAGCACGAACCCAAGCCACGCCGGCGCTTTCTTCAAACCCTGGCCATTGTGCCGGCTTCCACGCTCGCCGCCGGCGCCGCGCTGCAAGCCACGCAGGCCGAGACGCTCACGAACGCGCCGCCCGCCGGCGCCGCCTACGCACCGACCTACTTCGACAAGGCCGAATGGGCCTTCATCCAGGCTGCGGTCGACCACCTCATCCCCGCGGACGAGCTCGGACCGGGCGCCCTCGCGGCGGGCGTGCCCGAATTCATCGACCGCCAAATGCAGACGCCCTACGGCCACGGCAAGCTCTGGTACATGCAGGGCCCATTCCACCCCGATGTCGACCCCACCTACGGCTGGCAGATCAGCCTGGTGCCGCGCGAGGTCTACCGCCATGGCATCGCCGACTGCGACGCCTACTGCAAGCAGCAGTACGGCAAGGCCTTCATCGACCTGGACAAATCCACGCAGGAACACGTCCTCAAGGACATGGAGGGCGGCAAGCCGCGGTTCGCCAACGTGCCGTCCAAAACCTTCTTCGGCCAGCTGCTGGGCAACACCAAGGAAGGCTTCCTGTCCGACCCGCAGTACGGCGGCAACAAAAATATGGTGGGCTGGAAGATGATCGGCTTTACCGGCGCGCGCGGCGACTTCGTGGGCTGGCCCGAACAGGGCAACGTGAAATACCCCTACGGCCCCGTTTCCATCTCCGGCGAAAAGGCTTGA